In the genome of Gloeotrichia echinulata CP02, one region contains:
- a CDS encoding DNA recombination-mediator protein A has product MSQSTDLINLDTLAQELATIQQTGSKRIALLGSRHVPITHQNLIEMMTYALVLSGNRIITSGAIGTNSAAIKGAMRADPNLLTVILPQSLERQPYESRQQLEQVMHLVENASNDNLSLAEASYICNKEIVSRCQQLICFAFHDSLTLLQTCTDAEEQRKVVTLFYFD; this is encoded by the coding sequence TTGAGCCAGTCAACAGACCTCATCAACCTCGACACATTAGCGCAAGAACTGGCGACAATCCAGCAAACAGGTTCTAAACGAATCGCCTTGCTGGGTTCCCGTCACGTTCCAATTACTCATCAGAATCTGATTGAAATGATGACCTATGCCCTGGTGTTATCAGGCAATCGGATCATCACTTCTGGTGCTATAGGTACCAATTCCGCCGCCATTAAGGGAGCAATGCGGGCCGACCCAAATTTGTTAACGGTGATTCTACCCCAAAGCTTGGAACGCCAACCCTATGAATCACGCCAGCAACTAGAACAGGTAATGCATCTGGTAGAAAATGCCAGTAATGATAATCTGTCCCTGGCTGAGGCGAGTTACATTTGCAACAAGGAGATTGTTTCCCGGTGCCAGCAACTGATTTGCTTTGCCTTCCACGACAGTCTTACCCTGCTGCAAACTTGCACAGATGCAGAAGAACAAAGAAAAGTGGTGACGCTTTTCTACTTTGACTAA
- the tnpA gene encoding IS200/IS605 family transposase → MEKEQALKTRSNSAFRLIYHLVLVTKFRRKSLNAEMLDRINIIIKELLIKWECELIEFGGEADHVHTLLETHPSVDLSKLVNNIKTVTSRRLRSEYSEHLSKFYWGTKPQFWSSSYAIISVGAQAPLSRLIEYVQNQEKPE, encoded by the coding sequence ATGGAAAAGGAACAAGCACTAAAAACCCGCAGTAACAGTGCATTCAGACTTATTTACCACTTGGTTCTAGTAACTAAATTTCGGAGAAAGTCTCTAAATGCTGAAATGCTGGATAGGATAAATATCATTATCAAAGAGCTTTTAATCAAGTGGGAGTGTGAGTTAATTGAATTTGGTGGAGAGGCTGATCATGTCCACACACTGCTGGAAACCCACCCATCTGTTGACCTATCAAAATTAGTGAATAATATTAAAACAGTCACATCGCGTCGATTGCGTTCTGAGTATAGTGAGCATTTATCTAAGTTTTACTGGGGAACTAAACCACAGTTTTGGTCTAGCTCTTATGCAATTATTAGTGTTGGCGCACAAGCACCTCTGTCACGGCTAATCGAGTATGTGCAGAATCAAGAAAAACCGGAATAG